In Acaryochloris marina S15, a single genomic region encodes these proteins:
- the nrdR gene encoding transcriptional regulator NrdR, protein MQCPFCQHTDSRVLESRSAEAGQSVRRRRECLQCNRRFTTYERIEFVPITVIKRNQDRELFDRSKLLKGVVTACEKTGLTAVQLESLVDDVEAELQQQAIKEVTSTDLGESVLTKLQTLSEVAYVRFASVYRQFRGIRDFVDALDQLKDSGDSPLPRVLNEVYEDTAQPEPTTIMVSPQ, encoded by the coding sequence ATGCAATGCCCCTTTTGCCAGCATACCGATAGCCGAGTTTTAGAATCGCGCTCAGCAGAGGCGGGACAGAGTGTTCGGCGGCGGCGAGAATGCTTGCAATGCAATCGTCGATTTACGACTTATGAGCGGATTGAGTTTGTTCCCATCACCGTCATCAAACGCAATCAGGATAGAGAACTATTTGACCGCTCAAAGTTGCTCAAAGGAGTGGTTACCGCTTGTGAAAAGACGGGGCTGACTGCGGTTCAGCTAGAGTCATTGGTAGACGATGTGGAAGCAGAACTCCAACAGCAAGCGATTAAAGAAGTTACGAGTACTGATCTCGGTGAATCCGTATTGACTAAGCTACAAACCCTCAGCGAAGTGGCTTATGTTCGGTTTGCATCTGTCTATCGACAGTTTCGAGGAATTCGGGATTTTGTGGATGCCCTGGATCAGCTCAAGGACTCTGGAGACAGTCCTTTGCCGAGAGTGCTGAACGAGGTATATGAAGATACTGCACAACCAGAACCCACCACCATTATGGTTTCCCCTCAGTAA